One region of Pan paniscus chromosome 5, NHGRI_mPanPan1-v2.0_pri, whole genome shotgun sequence genomic DNA includes:
- the FAM162B gene encoding protein FAM162B isoform X4 translates to MCERQGFQLHVPGSPARGRPGRDEESCGDNACGWVRRCGCGAGQASSMLRAVGSLLRLGRGLTVRCGPGAPLEATRRPTPALPPRGLPCYSSGGAPSNSGPQGHGEIHRVPTQRRPSQFDKKILLWTGRFKSMEEIPPRIPPEMIDTARNKARVKACYIMIGLTIIACFAVIVSAKRVVESTDAKPKDMEG, encoded by the exons ATGTGTGAGCGCCAGGGGTTCCAGCTGCACGTCCCAGGCTCTCCAGCGCGCGGCAGGCCGGGGCGGGACGAGGAGAGCTGCGGGGACAACGCCTGTGGCTGGGTCCGGAGGTGCGGGTGCGGCGCGGGACAAGCGAGCAGCATGCTCAGGGCGGTCGGGAGCCTACTGCGCCTTGGCCGCGGGCTAACAGTCCGCTGCGGCCCCGGGGCGCCTCTCGAGGCCACGCGACGGCCCACACCGGCTCTTCCGCCCCGGGGTCTCCCCTGCTACTCCAGCGGCGGGGCCCCCAGCAATTCTGGGCCCCAAGGTCACG GGGAGATTCACCGAGTCCCCACGCAGCGCAGGCCTTCGCAGTTCGACAAGAAAATCCTGCTGTGGACAGGGCGTTTCAAATCGATGGAGGAGATCCCGCCTCGGATCCC GCCAGAAATGATAGACACCGCAAGAAACAAAGCTCGAGTGAAAGCTTGTTACATAATGATTGGACTCACAATTATCGCCTGCTTTGCTGTGATAGTGTCAGCCAAAAGG gtggttgaatccacagatgcaaaaCCCAAGGATATGGAAGGCTGA
- the FAM162B gene encoding protein FAM162B isoform X2, translating to MCERQGFQLHVPGSPARGRPGRDEESCGDNACGWVRRCGCGAGQASSMLRAVGSLLRLGRGLTVRCGPGAPLEATRRPTPALPPRGLPCYSSGGAPSNSGPQGHGEIHRVPTQRRPSQFDKKILLWTGRFKSMEEIPPRIPPEMIDTARNKARVKACYIMIGLTIIACFAVIVSAKRAVERHESLTSWNLAKKAKWREEAALAAQAKAK from the exons ATGTGTGAGCGCCAGGGGTTCCAGCTGCACGTCCCAGGCTCTCCAGCGCGCGGCAGGCCGGGGCGGGACGAGGAGAGCTGCGGGGACAACGCCTGTGGCTGGGTCCGGAGGTGCGGGTGCGGCGCGGGACAAGCGAGCAGCATGCTCAGGGCGGTCGGGAGCCTACTGCGCCTTGGCCGCGGGCTAACAGTCCGCTGCGGCCCCGGGGCGCCTCTCGAGGCCACGCGACGGCCCACACCGGCTCTTCCGCCCCGGGGTCTCCCCTGCTACTCCAGCGGCGGGGCCCCCAGCAATTCTGGGCCCCAAGGTCACG GGGAGATTCACCGAGTCCCCACGCAGCGCAGGCCTTCGCAGTTCGACAAGAAAATCCTGCTGTGGACAGGGCGTTTCAAATCGATGGAGGAGATCCCGCCTCGGATCCC GCCAGAAATGATAGACACCGCAAGAAACAAAGCTCGAGTGAAAGCTTGTTACATAATGATTGGACTCACAATTATCGCCTGCTTTGCTGTGATAGTGTCAGCCAAAAGG GCTGTAGAACGACATGAATCCTTAACAAGTTGGAACTTGGCAAAGAAAGCTAAGTGGCGTGAAGAAGCTGCATTGGCTGCACAGGCTAAAGCTAAATGA
- the FAM162B gene encoding protein FAM162B isoform X1 codes for MCERQGFQLHVPGSPARGRPGRDEESCGDNACGWVRRCGCGAGQASSMLRAVGSLLRLGRGLTVRCGPGAPLEATRRPTPALPPRGLPCYSSGGAPSNSGPQGHVPASVWVAFASGEIHRVPTQRRPSQFDKKILLWTGRFKSMEEIPPRIPPEMIDTARNKARVKACYIMIGLTIIACFAVIVSAKRAVERHESLTSWNLAKKAKWREEAALAAQAKAK; via the exons ATGTGTGAGCGCCAGGGGTTCCAGCTGCACGTCCCAGGCTCTCCAGCGCGCGGCAGGCCGGGGCGGGACGAGGAGAGCTGCGGGGACAACGCCTGTGGCTGGGTCCGGAGGTGCGGGTGCGGCGCGGGACAAGCGAGCAGCATGCTCAGGGCGGTCGGGAGCCTACTGCGCCTTGGCCGCGGGCTAACAGTCCGCTGCGGCCCCGGGGCGCCTCTCGAGGCCACGCGACGGCCCACACCGGCTCTTCCGCCCCGGGGTCTCCCCTGCTACTCCAGCGGCGGGGCCCCCAGCAATTCTGGGCCCCAAGGTCACG TTCCCGCGTCCGTCTGGGTTGCTTTCGCTTCAGGGGAGATTCACCGAGTCCCCACGCAGCGCAGGCCTTCGCAGTTCGACAAGAAAATCCTGCTGTGGACAGGGCGTTTCAAATCGATGGAGGAGATCCCGCCTCGGATCCC GCCAGAAATGATAGACACCGCAAGAAACAAAGCTCGAGTGAAAGCTTGTTACATAATGATTGGACTCACAATTATCGCCTGCTTTGCTGTGATAGTGTCAGCCAAAAGG GCTGTAGAACGACATGAATCCTTAACAAGTTGGAACTTGGCAAAGAAAGCTAAGTGGCGTGAAGAAGCTGCATTGGCTGCACAGGCTAAAGCTAAATGA
- the FAM162B gene encoding protein FAM162B isoform X3, with product MCERQGFQLHVPGSPARGRPGRDEESCGDNACGWVRRCGCGAGQASSMLRAVGSLLRLGRGLTVRCGPGAPLEATRRPTPALPPRGLPCYSSGGAPSNSGPQGHVPASVWVAFASGEIHRVPTQRRPSQFDKKILLWTGRFKSMEEIPPRIPPEMIDTARNKARVKACYIMIGLTIIACFAVIVSAKRVVESTDAKPKDMEG from the exons ATGTGTGAGCGCCAGGGGTTCCAGCTGCACGTCCCAGGCTCTCCAGCGCGCGGCAGGCCGGGGCGGGACGAGGAGAGCTGCGGGGACAACGCCTGTGGCTGGGTCCGGAGGTGCGGGTGCGGCGCGGGACAAGCGAGCAGCATGCTCAGGGCGGTCGGGAGCCTACTGCGCCTTGGCCGCGGGCTAACAGTCCGCTGCGGCCCCGGGGCGCCTCTCGAGGCCACGCGACGGCCCACACCGGCTCTTCCGCCCCGGGGTCTCCCCTGCTACTCCAGCGGCGGGGCCCCCAGCAATTCTGGGCCCCAAGGTCACG TTCCCGCGTCCGTCTGGGTTGCTTTCGCTTCAGGGGAGATTCACCGAGTCCCCACGCAGCGCAGGCCTTCGCAGTTCGACAAGAAAATCCTGCTGTGGACAGGGCGTTTCAAATCGATGGAGGAGATCCCGCCTCGGATCCC GCCAGAAATGATAGACACCGCAAGAAACAAAGCTCGAGTGAAAGCTTGTTACATAATGATTGGACTCACAATTATCGCCTGCTTTGCTGTGATAGTGTCAGCCAAAAGG gtggttgaatccacagatgcaaaaCCCAAGGATATGGAAGGCTGA